From the Micromonospora lupini genome, one window contains:
- the lnt gene encoding apolipoprotein N-acyltransferase, giving the protein MTTLDRDETHTPAAPPNPAAAGRPLPLRVAAPMAVAAGLALLLAFPPYGVWPLAPVGVALLAAAAHRRRLRAGAGVGFLTGVALFAPLLAWTNLHTGYLPWVLLSLLQAGYLALLGAATAWVSPLADRGRWQWPALTGLLWVGQEALRDRAPFGGFPWGRLAFTQDDSPLLRLAALGGAPLVTFAVALVGGLLVTAVWRGWAARRAGRPEWWTAAAVPAAVAVAVGAVSLLTPVASAGGGSAVTVAIVQGNVPRLGLDFNAQRQAVLNNHVDATLELAARVASGAQRQPDMVVWPENSSDIDPLRNPTAGARISQAADAIRAPILVGAVLLGPGPGQVRNAGILWRPGTGADMAQLYTKRHPVPFAEYVPLRDIARMVSDQVDLIRNDFVPGSTPGVVRAGPAVLGDVICFEVAYDGLVRDTVTGGAQLLVVQTNNATFNAAEARQQLAMVRLRAVEHGRPALMASTVGVSGFVAPDGRVSDATGFNTREVVVRQLRLDSGRTLATRLGWWPEVALAGLAVAALVGAGVLRRRQRVVPG; this is encoded by the coding sequence GTGACGACGCTGGACCGGGACGAGACCCACACCCCGGCGGCGCCGCCGAACCCGGCCGCCGCCGGGCGGCCGCTGCCGCTGCGGGTCGCCGCGCCGATGGCCGTCGCCGCCGGGCTGGCCCTGCTGCTGGCGTTCCCGCCGTACGGGGTGTGGCCACTCGCGCCCGTCGGTGTGGCGCTGCTGGCCGCCGCCGCGCACCGGCGACGGTTGCGCGCCGGCGCCGGCGTGGGCTTCCTCACCGGGGTGGCCCTGTTCGCGCCGCTGCTGGCCTGGACGAACCTGCACACCGGCTACCTGCCGTGGGTGCTGCTGTCGCTGTTGCAGGCCGGCTACCTGGCGCTGCTCGGCGCCGCCACCGCCTGGGTGTCACCGCTGGCCGACCGTGGCCGCTGGCAGTGGCCGGCGCTGACCGGCCTGCTGTGGGTCGGGCAGGAGGCGCTGCGCGACCGCGCCCCCTTCGGCGGGTTCCCGTGGGGCCGGCTCGCGTTCACCCAGGACGACTCGCCGCTGCTGCGCCTGGCCGCGCTCGGCGGCGCACCGCTTGTCACCTTCGCCGTGGCCCTCGTCGGTGGTCTGCTCGTCACCGCCGTCTGGCGGGGCTGGGCGGCCCGCCGCGCCGGCCGCCCCGAGTGGTGGACGGCCGCGGCCGTGCCGGCCGCCGTGGCCGTGGCGGTGGGCGCGGTGAGCCTGCTGACGCCCGTCGCCTCCGCAGGCGGCGGCTCGGCCGTCACCGTGGCGATCGTGCAGGGCAACGTGCCGCGCCTCGGGCTGGACTTCAACGCCCAACGCCAGGCGGTGCTCAACAACCACGTCGACGCCACCCTGGAGCTGGCCGCGCGGGTCGCCTCCGGCGCGCAACGCCAACCCGACATGGTGGTGTGGCCGGAGAACTCCAGTGACATCGACCCGCTGCGCAACCCCACCGCCGGCGCCCGCATCTCGCAGGCCGCCGACGCGATCCGCGCCCCGATCCTGGTCGGCGCGGTGCTGCTCGGCCCCGGCCCCGGGCAGGTCCGCAACGCGGGCATCCTGTGGCGACCCGGCACCGGCGCGGACATGGCGCAGCTGTACACCAAACGCCACCCGGTGCCGTTCGCCGAGTACGTGCCGCTGCGCGACATCGCCCGCATGGTCAGCGACCAGGTCGACCTGATCCGCAACGACTTCGTGCCCGGCAGCACCCCGGGCGTGGTACGCGCCGGCCCGGCCGTGCTCGGCGACGTCATCTGCTTCGAGGTCGCCTACGACGGGCTGGTCCGCGACACCGTCACCGGCGGCGCGCAGCTGCTCGTGGTGCAGACCAACAACGCGACCTTCAACGCGGCGGAGGCCCGCCAGCAACTGGCCATGGTGCGGCTGCGGGCGGTCGAGCACGGCCGGCCGGCGTTGATGGCCTCCACGGTCGGGGTGTCCGGGTTCGTCGCCCCCGACGGGCGGGTAAGCGACGCCACCGGGTTCAACACCCGGGAGGTCGTGGTGCGGCAGCTCCGGCTCGACAGCGGGCGCACCCTCGCCACCCGCCTCGGCTGGTGGCCGGAGGTCGCCCTCGCCGGGTTGGCCGTGGCCGCCCTGGTCGGCGCGGGCGTTCTGCGCCGCCGCCAGCGGGTGGTCCCCGGATAG
- a CDS encoding polyprenol monophosphomannose synthase, producing MIQATDTIRRPDEVPGVGRVLVVIPTYNEADNIAAIVGRVRRAAPAVQILVADDNSPDGTGAIADALADGDAHVQVLHREGKQGLGAAYLAGFGWARERGYHAVVEMDADGSHAPEDLPALLTAARDADVVIGSRWTSGARVVNWPLRRLLLSRCGNLYARLALGMPVSDATGGYRVYRISALDAIDLGSVCSQGYSFQVELSRLAHRAGVRIVEVPITFAEREHGDSKMSPRIVAEALWRITRWGVQDRRQAVRRGLHGTPTGQVRWP from the coding sequence GTGATCCAGGCGACCGATACGATCCGGCGTCCGGACGAGGTGCCCGGCGTGGGCCGGGTGCTGGTGGTGATCCCCACCTACAACGAGGCCGACAACATCGCGGCGATCGTGGGCCGGGTCCGGCGGGCCGCCCCCGCCGTGCAGATCCTCGTCGCCGACGACAACAGCCCCGACGGCACCGGCGCGATCGCCGACGCCCTCGCCGACGGCGACGCGCACGTGCAGGTGCTGCACCGCGAGGGCAAGCAGGGCCTCGGCGCGGCGTACCTGGCCGGGTTCGGGTGGGCGCGTGAGCGCGGCTACCACGCGGTGGTGGAGATGGACGCCGACGGCTCACACGCCCCGGAGGACCTGCCGGCGCTGCTCACCGCCGCCCGCGACGCCGACGTGGTCATCGGGTCCCGGTGGACCAGCGGCGCGCGTGTCGTGAACTGGCCGCTGCGGCGGCTGCTGCTGTCGCGCTGCGGCAACCTGTACGCGCGCCTGGCGCTGGGCATGCCCGTGTCCGACGCCACCGGCGGGTACCGGGTGTACCGGATCAGCGCCCTGGACGCCATCGACCTGGGCTCGGTGTGCTCGCAGGGCTACTCGTTCCAGGTGGAGCTGTCGCGGCTCGCCCACCGGGCCGGGGTGCGGATCGTGGAGGTGCCGATCACGTTCGCCGAGCGGGAACACGGGGACAGCAAGATGAGCCCGCGCATCGTCGCCGAGGCGCTGTGGCGGATCACCCGCTGGGGTGTGCAGGACCGGCGGCAGGCCGTACGCCGTGGCCTGCACGGCACCCCCACGGGTCAGGTGCGGTGGCCGTGA
- a CDS encoding FxsA family protein encodes MRRGLRFVPVALLLAVLLELAVFVGVGRAVGFGAAVLLVFAASLLGLVLLRREGMRAWRGFRTAAQAGQPPGQQVTDGLVGLAGALLLAAPGLVSGLVGLLLMVPPVRRLARSGVQRTAERRVSSMVAGDLFGPRTVRVRQGAPQPPPRPEPEQPVVVDGGRAIEGEIVEPGRN; translated from the coding sequence ATGCGCCGAGGACTGAGGTTCGTGCCGGTCGCCCTGCTGCTGGCGGTGCTGCTGGAGTTGGCGGTGTTCGTCGGTGTCGGGCGGGCCGTGGGGTTCGGCGCGGCGGTGCTGCTGGTGTTCGCCGCGTCGCTGCTGGGGCTGGTGCTGCTGCGCCGCGAGGGGATGCGCGCGTGGCGGGGGTTCCGTACCGCCGCGCAGGCCGGGCAGCCACCGGGGCAGCAGGTGACCGACGGGCTCGTCGGGTTGGCCGGTGCGCTGCTGCTGGCGGCGCCCGGTCTGGTCAGCGGGCTGGTCGGGTTGTTGCTGATGGTGCCGCCGGTGCGTCGTCTGGCCCGCTCCGGGGTGCAACGCACCGCCGAGCGGCGGGTGTCGTCGATGGTCGCCGGTGACCTGTTCGGGCCGCGTACGGTGCGGGTGCGCCAGGGCGCGCCGCAGCCGCCGCCGCGTCCGGAGCCGGAGCAGCCGGTGGTCGTCGACGGTGGCCGGGCCATCGAGGGTGAGATCGTCGAGCCGGGCCGCAACTGA
- a CDS encoding RNA polymerase-binding protein RbpA has translation MGERMLRGSRLGAVSYESDRNTELAPRQTREYLCAKGHQFEVPFAVDAEVPTTWECKFDGSVARLVDGSEPEQKKAKPPRTHWDMLLERRSIAELEDILAERLQEVRTRRGRA, from the coding sequence ATGGGCGAGCGTATGCTGCGCGGAAGCCGACTCGGCGCGGTCAGCTACGAATCCGACCGCAACACGGAGCTCGCGCCGCGTCAGACCCGCGAGTACCTCTGCGCCAAGGGCCACCAGTTCGAGGTGCCGTTCGCCGTCGACGCCGAGGTCCCGACGACCTGGGAATGCAAGTTCGACGGCAGCGTCGCCCGACTCGTCGACGGCAGCGAGCCGGAGCAGAAGAAGGCCAAGCCGCCGCGTACCCACTGGGACATGCTGCTGGAGCGGCGCTCGATCGCCGAGCTCGAGGACATCCTCGCCGAACGCCTCCAGGAGGTTCGGACCCGCCGCGGCCGCGCCTGA
- a CDS encoding MFS transporter, translating into MTGLDRRPAAASDATLPRGPLAGFAAGSLGMGVWVTVPGLLLLYFLTDVLAVGPWLAGLALLLPKVADVLLHPWVGHRADVEQARRGDRRRLLLLGCALPVAFAALFAVPGGLTGAPAAAWVAVFFVAGNLLFAAYQVPYLATPADLRIGYDERTRLMAFRMVVLTLGILASGLVAPLLTGGDAASRGGYQRMGVVLAVGMLAAMLVGVAGTARLRGVAAGAPTAGHGGWRALRTALRDRQFRWLVAAYLAMSTSTHLVLAGVPYYAEYELRAPGLTTVLVAAFVAPALLVTPGWLLLARRVGKQRALLGAQGAFALGSLVLAVGRPAGLPLLVAAVAVLGVAFAGMQLLPFSMLPDVIRAARATGAGTYTGVWTATEALGAALGPYAYALCLTVGGFVASTAGESPTQPDAALAAVRYGFGLLPAVAMLAALLLQRRYTLDTTARAAS; encoded by the coding sequence ATGACCGGGCTCGACCGGCGGCCCGCGGCCGCCAGCGACGCGACACTGCCCCGCGGCCCCCTCGCCGGCTTCGCGGCCGGCTCGCTCGGCATGGGTGTCTGGGTGACGGTGCCCGGCCTGCTGCTGCTCTACTTCCTCACCGACGTGCTGGCCGTCGGGCCGTGGCTGGCCGGCCTCGCGCTGCTGCTGCCGAAGGTCGCCGACGTGCTGCTGCACCCGTGGGTGGGGCACCGCGCCGACGTCGAGCAGGCCCGCCGGGGCGACAGGCGCCGGCTGCTGCTGCTCGGCTGCGCCCTGCCGGTGGCGTTCGCCGCGCTGTTCGCGGTGCCCGGCGGTCTGACCGGCGCGCCGGCCGCCGCGTGGGTGGCGGTGTTCTTCGTCGCCGGCAACCTGCTCTTCGCCGCCTACCAGGTCCCCTACCTGGCCACCCCGGCCGATCTGCGCATCGGCTACGACGAACGCACCCGGCTGATGGCGTTCCGGATGGTGGTGCTGACCCTCGGCATCCTGGCCTCCGGGCTGGTGGCCCCGCTGCTGACCGGCGGCGACGCGGCGAGCCGCGGCGGCTACCAGCGGATGGGCGTGGTCCTGGCCGTCGGAATGCTGGCCGCCATGCTCGTCGGCGTCGCCGGGACCGCCCGCCTGCGCGGCGTCGCGGCGGGCGCCCCGACGGCGGGGCACGGCGGGTGGCGGGCGCTGCGCACCGCCCTGCGCGACAGGCAGTTCCGCTGGCTGGTCGCCGCGTACCTGGCCATGTCCACGAGCACCCACCTGGTCCTCGCCGGGGTGCCCTACTACGCCGAGTACGAGCTGCGCGCCCCCGGCCTGACCACGGTGCTGGTGGCCGCGTTCGTCGCGCCCGCGCTGCTGGTCACCCCGGGGTGGCTGCTGCTGGCCCGCCGCGTCGGCAAGCAGCGGGCGCTGCTCGGCGCGCAGGGCGCGTTCGCGCTCGGCTCGCTGGTGCTGGCGGTGGGCCGCCCGGCCGGCCTGCCGCTGCTGGTGGCCGCGGTGGCGGTGCTCGGGGTGGCGTTCGCCGGCATGCAGCTGCTGCCGTTCTCGATGCTGCCCGACGTCATCCGCGCGGCCCGCGCGACGGGCGCGGGCACCTACACCGGGGTGTGGACGGCCACCGAGGCCCTCGGCGCGGCCCTGGGCCCGTACGCGTACGCCCTGTGCCTGACCGTCGGCGGTTTCGTGGCCTCGACGGCCGGCGAGTCGCCGACGCAGCCCGACGCGGCGCTCGCGGCGGTCCGCTACGGCTTCGGACTGCTGCCGGCGGTGGCGATGCTCGCCGCGCTGCTGCTGCAACGCCGCTACACCCTGGACACGACCGCCCGGGCCGCGAGCTGA
- a CDS encoding TetR/AcrR family transcriptional regulator translates to MTMPRRRPGRPRRDETRPTREVVLTAATALFAERGFDAVGLREVAAAAGVDVATVAHHTGTKAALYEACFARVFAVEREVLTAAAERARVALDAGPDAARRALHDLVDVFVDFLEDHPETTALWLRRWLEPQRHAELDQRYAEPLYRLVAELLTAAAATGALAEPTPHITVRSLVWATHGHVVALAAGGAPGARERREFRAFVHRLLDGLYGPAAP, encoded by the coding sequence ATGACCATGCCCCGACGCCGTCCGGGTCGGCCCCGGCGCGACGAGACCCGACCGACGCGGGAGGTGGTGCTCACCGCCGCCACCGCGCTGTTCGCCGAGCGCGGCTTCGACGCCGTCGGGCTGCGGGAGGTCGCCGCCGCCGCCGGGGTGGACGTCGCCACGGTCGCCCACCACACGGGTACGAAGGCGGCGCTCTACGAGGCCTGTTTCGCGCGGGTGTTCGCCGTCGAGCGGGAGGTCCTCACCGCCGCCGCCGAGCGGGCCCGGGTCGCCCTCGACGCCGGCCCGGACGCGGCGCGGCGGGCGCTGCACGACCTGGTCGACGTGTTCGTCGACTTCCTTGAGGACCACCCGGAGACCACCGCGCTGTGGCTGCGGCGCTGGTTGGAGCCGCAGCGGCACGCCGAGCTGGACCAGCGCTACGCCGAGCCGCTCTACCGGCTGGTGGCGGAGTTGCTGACCGCCGCCGCGGCGACCGGCGCCCTGGCCGAGCCGACACCGCACATCACCGTGCGCAGCCTGGTCTGGGCGACACACGGGCACGTCGTGGCGTTGGCCGCGGGGGGCGCGCCGGGCGCCCGGGAGCGGCGCGAGTTCCGGGCGTTCGTCCACCGCCTCCTGGACGGGCTGTACGGACCGGCGGCCCCTTGA
- a CDS encoding flavin-containing monooxygenase, with protein MQARPRVAVIGAGAAGLAAVKALRDEAVAVVCFEAADQVGGLWVYGAPDSPAYRTLHLNTSRGRTEFADHPMPADWPDYPDHTRVAGYLGEYADRFGLRDDIRLRHTVERVTREPDGTWTVAASGPDGPVEVAVDAVVVANGHNRVPRLPSPPYPGASTAEQLHSHDYRGPEQLAGKRVLVVGGGNSAMDIAVDASYAAEHTLLSLRRGVWVVPKYLLGRPSDTLNGALARRLPWRLRQRISQTMLTATVGSPARYGLPAPTHGFLQDHPTLSDGLLSRLTHGDIEARPGVAALDGDRVAFTDGRADHVDLIVWCTGYRVEIGFLDPELLGGGADTLPLYRHVFHPEAPGLTFVGLMQSTGSAFPLVEAQAKLIAAQLAGRYTLPDPQRQRAACRAELRAATARWGQRRPAMRVDFDAYLAELTRELTSVARRATPAGAGR; from the coding sequence ATGCAGGCACGACCCAGGGTGGCGGTGATCGGCGCCGGCGCGGCCGGACTCGCCGCCGTCAAGGCACTGCGCGACGAGGCCGTCGCCGTGGTCTGCTTCGAGGCGGCCGACCAGGTCGGCGGCCTGTGGGTGTACGGGGCGCCCGACTCGCCCGCGTACCGCACGCTGCACCTGAACACCAGCCGTGGCCGCACCGAGTTCGCCGACCATCCGATGCCCGCCGACTGGCCCGACTACCCGGACCACACACGCGTCGCCGGCTACCTGGGCGAGTACGCCGACCGGTTCGGGCTGCGCGACGACATCCGCCTGCGGCACACGGTCGAGCGGGTCACCAGGGAACCCGACGGCACCTGGACGGTCGCCGCCAGCGGGCCGGACGGCCCGGTCGAGGTCGCCGTCGACGCCGTGGTGGTCGCCAACGGCCACAACCGGGTGCCCCGGCTGCCCAGCCCGCCGTATCCGGGCGCCAGCACCGCCGAGCAGCTGCACAGCCACGACTACCGGGGCCCGGAGCAGTTGGCCGGCAAACGCGTCCTGGTCGTCGGGGGCGGCAACTCCGCGATGGACATCGCTGTGGACGCGTCGTACGCCGCCGAGCACACCCTGCTGTCGCTGCGTCGGGGCGTGTGGGTGGTGCCCAAGTACCTGCTGGGCCGCCCGTCGGACACCCTCAACGGCGCGTTGGCCCGCCGGCTGCCGTGGCGGCTGCGTCAGCGCATCAGCCAGACGATGCTCACCGCCACCGTCGGCAGCCCCGCCCGCTACGGGCTTCCCGCGCCGACGCACGGCTTCCTGCAGGACCATCCGACGCTCTCCGACGGGCTGCTGTCCCGGCTGACCCACGGCGACATCGAGGCGCGCCCCGGCGTCGCCGCCCTCGACGGCGACCGGGTCGCGTTCACTGACGGCCGCGCCGACCACGTCGACCTGATCGTCTGGTGCACCGGCTACCGGGTGGAGATCGGCTTTCTCGACCCCGAGCTGCTCGGCGGCGGCGCGGACACCCTGCCGCTGTACCGGCACGTCTTCCACCCCGAGGCCCCCGGCCTGACGTTCGTCGGGCTGATGCAGTCCACCGGCTCCGCGTTCCCCCTGGTCGAGGCGCAGGCCAAGCTGATCGCCGCGCAGCTTGCCGGCCGGTACACGCTGCCCGACCCGCAACGGCAGCGGGCCGCCTGCCGGGCCGAACTGCGGGCGGCGACGGCCCGCTGGGGTCAGCGCCGCCCGGCGATGCGTGTGGACTTCGACGCCTACCTGGCCGAGCTGACCCGGGAGCTGACCTCGGTCGCCCGCCGCGCCACGCCGGCCGGAGCGGGCCGGTGA
- a CDS encoding SDR family NAD(P)-dependent oxidoreductase: MTLTGRRVLVTGANGTFGRHLGAALHAAGARVVGLDLHARGDVDLPVLGCDLTDPAAVPTAVRAAVDHLGGLDLLINNAGVGGPAPAELPPDEVVRQQLEVNLLAAWRTTAAALPPLLTARGRVIFVASRMAVLPLPLAAAYGVSKRALVAYADALRHEVGSHVGVSVVYPSMVASPIHDSTAEAGLSLRGVSRPEPVEGVVAAILRAATARRAPRDVATTRRGRLEMAVGRHAPALADRLVRRTLAARLAAGDLDAAPLAAAMLRRHRER; encoded by the coding sequence GTGACGCTTACCGGCCGGCGGGTCCTCGTCACCGGCGCCAACGGGACCTTCGGCCGGCACCTCGGCGCCGCGCTGCACGCCGCCGGCGCCCGGGTGGTCGGGCTCGACCTGCACGCGCGAGGAGACGTCGACCTGCCGGTGCTCGGCTGCGACCTGACCGACCCGGCGGCCGTCCCGACGGCGGTACGGGCCGCCGTCGACCACCTCGGCGGTCTCGACCTGCTGATCAACAACGCCGGGGTCGGTGGCCCCGCCCCGGCCGAGCTGCCGCCCGACGAGGTGGTCCGCCAGCAACTGGAGGTCAACCTGCTCGCCGCGTGGCGGACCACCGCCGCCGCGCTGCCCCCGCTGCTCACCGCGCGTGGCCGGGTGATCTTCGTGGCCAGCCGGATGGCGGTGCTGCCACTGCCGCTCGCCGCCGCGTACGGGGTCAGCAAGCGGGCCCTCGTCGCGTACGCCGACGCGCTGCGCCACGAGGTGGGCAGCCACGTCGGGGTGAGCGTCGTCTACCCGAGCATGGTGGCCTCACCGATCCACGACAGCACCGCCGAGGCCGGGCTGTCCCTGCGGGGAGTGTCCCGCCCGGAGCCCGTCGAGGGTGTCGTCGCCGCGATCCTGCGCGCCGCCACCGCCCGGCGGGCGCCCCGGGACGTGGCGACCACCCGACGCGGCCGGCTGGAGATGGCCGTCGGCAGGCACGCGCCCGCGCTTGCCGACCGGCTGGTACGCCGTACCCTCGCCGCCCGGCTCGCCGCCGGCGACCTGGACGCCGCGCCGCTGGCCGCGGCGATGCTCCGCCGCCACCGGGAGCGCTGA
- a CDS encoding LysE family translocator, producing the protein MIGTGALVGVALVALGLVLTPGPNMVYLVSRSVAQGRRAGLISLLGVAAGFGVYLATAAAGLAAVFVLVPTLYAVVKLAGAGYLLWLAWRTLRPGGGSPFTPAPLPPDPPRRLFTMGLVTNLLNPKIAILYVSLLPQFVDPARGHVAAQSLLLGLTQIAVALSVNALIVLSAGALAGFFARRPVWLRVQRWVAGTALAALAVRIATDRSRAAVAGP; encoded by the coding sequence ATGATCGGCACGGGTGCGCTTGTGGGTGTCGCGCTTGTGGCGTTGGGGCTGGTGCTCACGCCCGGCCCGAACATGGTCTACCTGGTCTCCCGCTCGGTGGCGCAGGGCCGCCGCGCCGGGCTGATCTCACTGCTCGGGGTGGCCGCCGGCTTCGGCGTCTACCTGGCCACGGCGGCCGCCGGCCTGGCCGCCGTGTTCGTCCTGGTCCCGACGCTGTACGCGGTGGTGAAACTGGCCGGCGCCGGCTACCTGCTGTGGTTGGCGTGGCGCACGCTGCGGCCGGGCGGCGGCTCACCGTTCACGCCCGCGCCGCTGCCACCGGACCCGCCGCGGCGGCTGTTCACCATGGGTCTGGTCACCAACCTGCTCAACCCGAAGATCGCCATCCTGTACGTGTCGCTGCTGCCGCAGTTCGTCGACCCGGCGCGCGGGCACGTGGCCGCGCAGAGCCTGCTGCTCGGCCTGACCCAGATCGCCGTCGCGCTGAGCGTCAACGCGCTGATCGTGCTCAGCGCCGGGGCGCTGGCCGGGTTCTTCGCCCGCCGGCCGGTGTGGCTGCGGGTGCAGCGGTGGGTGGCGGGGACGGCTCTGGCCGCGCTTGCCGTCCGCATCGCCACCGACAGGTCCCGCGCGGCGGTCGCCGGGCCCTGA
- a CDS encoding DUF1992 domain-containing protein, whose translation MTEAWDAAVEAQIRGAVQRGEFDNLPGMGKPIPGRGMPYDESWWIKSFLEREKLPSDLLLPTPLQLRRRIEQVPDEVRDLPTEQAVRDFVGQLNTQIVAWLRNPEGPRVAVRPVNADEVVRRWRTERARPEVRAAATEPATAGEAGRRVRRGWWLRWRRRG comes from the coding sequence GTGACCGAGGCGTGGGACGCGGCCGTGGAGGCGCAGATCCGGGGAGCCGTGCAACGCGGCGAGTTCGACAACCTGCCCGGCATGGGCAAGCCGATCCCCGGGCGCGGAATGCCGTACGACGAGTCGTGGTGGATCAAGAGTTTCCTGGAGCGCGAGAAGCTGCCCAGCGACCTGCTGCTGCCCACCCCGCTGCAACTGCGCCGGCGCATCGAGCAGGTCCCCGACGAGGTCCGCGACCTGCCCACCGAGCAGGCCGTGCGGGACTTCGTGGGGCAGCTCAACACGCAGATCGTCGCCTGGCTGCGCAACCCCGAGGGACCCCGGGTGGCCGTCCGGCCGGTGAACGCCGACGAGGTCGTCCGTCGCTGGCGTACCGAGCGCGCCCGACCCGAGGTCCGGGCCGCCGCCACCGAGCCCGCCACCGCCGGCGAGGCGGGCCGGCGCGTCCGCCGGGGCTGGTGGCTGCGCTGGCGTCGCCGGGGCTGA
- a CDS encoding MFS transporter: MSERAATYAEVFAVREYRHLFAAYLLSLAGDQLTAVTVAYLVYTATGSAALAATAYASSYLAWLTGGPLLSGLADRFPRRRVLIVCDLARAALVPVAALPGLPAPALVALLFAVNLMRPPFVAARAALLPDVLDGDRYAVSNGVDNICAQVVQVVGFAVGGSLVAVLSLRGALLVDAGTFGVSALLIAVGVRARPAPRAPLSPAGRGRATGLRVIVADPRLRAYVLVLWTASAFTYAAEGLMAPLARQYGGGAATVGLLLAAAPTGMALGGVALTRFCPPTARPRLILPLAALAAGVLTAAWLVPALWVVLLLLGLAGAASAFAIPLNALFGRAVPAEYRGRAFGVAITGLSGSQGAAMVVAGLAADRWPATTVIGFSGLAGAVAVLALGPLWRRATAPVTFAGPVEQGRTTPNAHSPTADVGGDRR, from the coding sequence GTGAGCGAGCGCGCCGCGACGTACGCCGAGGTGTTCGCGGTGCGCGAGTACCGCCACCTGTTCGCCGCGTACCTGCTGTCCCTGGCCGGCGACCAGCTCACGGCGGTCACCGTGGCGTACCTCGTCTACACCGCGACCGGCTCGGCGGCGCTGGCGGCCACGGCGTACGCCAGCTCCTATCTGGCCTGGCTCACCGGCGGACCGTTGCTGTCCGGCCTCGCCGACCGGTTCCCCCGGCGGCGGGTCCTGATCGTGTGCGACCTGGCCCGCGCGGCGCTCGTGCCGGTGGCGGCGCTGCCGGGCCTGCCCGCGCCCGCCCTGGTGGCGCTGCTCTTCGCGGTCAACCTGATGCGGCCGCCGTTCGTGGCCGCGCGGGCGGCGTTGCTGCCGGACGTGCTCGACGGCGACCGCTACGCGGTGTCCAACGGGGTGGACAACATCTGCGCCCAGGTCGTGCAGGTGGTCGGCTTCGCCGTCGGCGGCAGTCTGGTGGCGGTGTTGTCGCTGCGCGGGGCGCTGTTGGTGGACGCCGGTACGTTCGGTGTCTCCGCGCTGCTGATCGCCGTCGGCGTGCGGGCCCGCCCCGCGCCCCGGGCGCCGCTGAGCCCGGCCGGCCGCGGCCGGGCGACAGGTCTGCGGGTGATCGTCGCCGACCCCCGGCTGCGCGCCTACGTCCTCGTCCTGTGGACGGCGAGCGCCTTCACCTATGCCGCCGAGGGGTTGATGGCGCCGCTGGCCCGGCAGTACGGCGGCGGCGCCGCCACCGTGGGACTGTTGCTGGCTGCCGCGCCGACGGGAATGGCCCTCGGCGGGGTGGCCCTCACCCGGTTCTGCCCGCCGACGGCCCGCCCGCGACTGATCCTGCCCCTTGCCGCGTTGGCGGCCGGGGTGCTGACGGCGGCGTGGCTCGTCCCCGCGCTGTGGGTGGTGCTCCTGCTGCTGGGACTGGCCGGCGCCGCGAGCGCCTTCGCCATTCCGCTGAACGCGTTGTTCGGGCGGGCGGTGCCGGCGGAATACCGGGGACGCGCGTTCGGGGTGGCCATCACCGGCCTGAGTGGGTCGCAGGGCGCCGCGATGGTCGTGGCGGGTCTGGCCGCCGACCGTTGGCCGGCCACCACTGTCATCGGGTTCAGCGGACTGGCGGGCGCGGTGGCAGTGCTCGCCCTCGGACCGCTGTGGCGGCGTGCCACCGCGCCGGTGACGTTCGCCGGACCCGTCGAACAAGGCCGAACGACTCCGAACGCCCACAGCCCTACCGCAGACGTGGGCGGCGACCGACGCTGA
- a CDS encoding maleylpyruvate isomerase N-terminal domain-containing protein, with protein sequence MSTVTGADLLQAADETTRVLHPHRDRDWSVPAGTLTWSCWTTVAHIAHDLLAYAGQVSGLPRDGYLPYDLRVSPTASPAQTLTVVRACAGLLAVAVDSAAPDARAWHFGPCDPTGFAAMGVAETLLHTHDITVGLGVPWQPPDRLSALVLRRLFPDAPAGPAPDVLRWMTGRGELPGRARRTSWRWHAAVD encoded by the coding sequence ATGTCGACGGTGACCGGCGCCGACCTGCTCCAGGCGGCCGACGAGACGACACGGGTGCTGCATCCGCACCGCGACCGCGACTGGTCGGTGCCCGCCGGCACGCTCACCTGGAGCTGCTGGACCACCGTCGCGCACATCGCACACGACCTGCTGGCGTACGCCGGCCAGGTCAGTGGCCTGCCGCGGGACGGCTACCTGCCGTACGACCTGCGGGTCTCCCCCACCGCGAGCCCGGCGCAGACCCTCACCGTGGTGCGGGCCTGCGCCGGACTGCTCGCCGTCGCGGTCGACAGCGCCGCACCGGACGCGCGGGCCTGGCACTTCGGGCCCTGCGACCCGACCGGCTTCGCCGCGATGGGGGTGGCCGAGACGCTGCTGCACACCCACGACATCACAGTCGGCCTCGGCGTGCCGTGGCAGCCACCGGACCGGCTGAGCGCGCTGGTGCTGCGGCGGCTCTTTCCGGACGCCCCGGCCGGCCCCGCGCCCGACGTGCTGCGGTGGATGACCGGTCGCGGCGAGCTGCCCGGTCGGGCACGGCGTACCTCCTGGAGGTGGCATGCCGCGGTGGACTGA